A single genomic interval of Erysipelothrix larvae harbors:
- a CDS encoding ChbG/HpnK family deacetylase, which produces MKKVIINSDDFGYSRGINWGIMDAHTQGILTSATLMTNMPGFTHAVELAKQAPELGVGIHMVLTCGRPLLNTHKTLVDEHGNFKKQAWFKNRTL; this is translated from the coding sequence ATGAAAAAAGTAATTATTAATTCAGATGATTTTGGATATTCCCGTGGTATTAATTGGGGGATCATGGATGCACATACACAAGGCATCCTTACATCCGCAACATTAATGACCAATATGCCAGGGTTTACCCATGCGGTTGAACTCGCAAAGCAAGCGCCAGAGCTTGGAGTGGGCATTCACATGGTCTTAACCTGTGGAAGACCCTTGCTTAACACTCATAAAACATTGGTTGATGAACACGGTAACTTTAAAAAGCAAGCATGGTTTAAAAACAGAACCCTTTGA
- a CDS encoding ChbG/HpnK family deacetylase, with amino-acid sequence MNTVTLKSKHGLKTEPFDEEEVYQEWDAQIQKAIDAGITPTHLDSHHHAHTFQNNPEIIERLGRKYNLPIRINYQASPDMRGVEHFIWDFDECGARLNPKIKHILMHCYKEF; translated from the coding sequence ATGAACACGGTAACTTTAAAAAGCAAGCATGGTTTAAAAACAGAACCCTTTGATGAAGAGGAAGTCTATCAAGAATGGGATGCACAGATTCAAAAAGCAATTGATGCAGGCATTACCCCAACTCACCTTGATTCACACCATCACGCACATACGTTTCAAAACAATCCAGAGATTATCGAACGTCTTGGACGTAAGTACAACCTTCCAATTCGGATAAATTATCAGGCATCCCCAGATATGCGTGGGGTTGAACATTTTATTTGGGACTTTGATGAATGCGGTGCGCGTCTGAATCCGAAGATAAAGCATATCTTGATGCATTGCTACAAGGAATTTTAG
- a CDS encoding PadR family transcriptional regulator, with protein MESQELIQSMVTELRRGTLTLVVLSQCNKPQYGYSLLQSLEEKGVVIDASTLYPMLRRLDKQNILKSEWDTQETRPRKYYVLSDLGQTVYEGLIKEWKKLNNELKFLEEEI; from the coding sequence ATGGAATCACAAGAACTTATCCAAAGTATGGTGACGGAATTGCGAAGGGGAACCTTAACCCTTGTGGTACTCAGTCAATGCAACAAACCGCAGTATGGGTATTCACTGCTACAAAGCTTAGAAGAAAAAGGGGTTGTGATTGACGCATCAACTTTGTATCCAATGTTACGCCGCCTTGACAAACAAAACATTTTAAAAAGCGAATGGGACACTCAGGAAACACGACCACGTAAGTATTATGTGTTGAGCGATCTGGGACAGACTGTTTATGAGGGACTAATCAAAGAATGGAAGAAACTAAACAATGAACTAAAGTTTCTAGAAGAGGAAATTTAA
- a CDS encoding HAAS signaling domain-containing protein, protein MMNHYIERYIADVVRRLPENQRKDVSLELNSLIEDMLEETDDVKTVLQTLGNPKDLASKYREKPRYLISPDIFDQYIDTLKLVVRIVLIVSSVIAGIVIVSDVIGAPLHTMDTQSLIVFIITRIFANLSVIISMSVTAIVGVTLVYAILEAHGPDLSHKEWSVDDLPPLEKENMKRISKGEVITEIVMTLFFVSILLAMVLNDMNIPLIIDGTIETYVFNLEVLHQYALLITLSASLDILSSVLKLAFDRYNFVVAISTLISNAFAMVVAVIVLLNSNLITPEFSQFLKTILPVQGISLTFAIIFAILCVISIYDIGSTFYYTIKNNRLTSKR, encoded by the coding sequence ATGATGAATCATTATATCGAACGTTATATTGCGGATGTAGTCCGTCGATTACCTGAAAATCAACGCAAGGATGTATCCTTGGAACTTAACTCATTAATTGAAGACATGCTAGAGGAAACGGATGATGTTAAGACGGTATTACAAACACTGGGGAATCCAAAAGATCTGGCATCAAAATATCGTGAAAAACCACGATATTTGATTTCGCCCGATATCTTTGATCAATACATAGATACATTGAAACTTGTTGTGCGAATTGTGTTGATTGTATCCAGTGTCATTGCTGGGATTGTGATTGTGAGTGATGTGATTGGTGCACCCCTTCATACGATGGACACTCAATCACTCATTGTCTTTATAATCACACGCATCTTTGCAAATCTATCCGTGATTATCTCAATGAGTGTAACCGCAATTGTTGGCGTTACGCTTGTATACGCAATCCTTGAAGCGCATGGACCTGACTTAAGCCACAAAGAATGGTCGGTTGATGATTTACCACCATTAGAAAAAGAAAACATGAAGAGGATCTCAAAAGGAGAGGTCATCACAGAGATCGTGATGACACTATTCTTTGTGAGTATCTTGCTTGCGATGGTGTTAAATGATATGAACATTCCACTCATCATCGATGGCACCATTGAAACCTATGTTTTTAACCTCGAGGTACTGCATCAGTATGCATTGCTGATTACCCTTAGTGCATCCTTGGATATCCTGTCTTCAGTGCTAAAGCTTGCTTTTGATCGCTATAATTTTGTTGTTGCCATCTCAACACTGATTTCAAATGCGTTTGCGATGGTTGTTGCAGTGATTGTATTGCTCAATTCGAATTTGATAACCCCTGAGTTTTCACAGTTTTTGAAGACCATCCTTCCAGTTCAAGGCATCTCATTAACCTTCGCGATTATCTTTGCCATCCTATGTGTTATATCAATCTATGATATTGGTTCAACATTTTATTACACCATCAAAAACAATCGATTGACCTCAAAGCGTTAA
- a CDS encoding AEC family transporter, with amino-acid sequence MDIIKQVISDNNFLGAIFSTIAIILLGYYLRKTGKVTEQGPKALTAVLMNVALPALAFNAFMTNIGPETFTIGLNSFIFGFVAYVLLIVFSYIYVVKYKGDKLDAMRGLTIFGSTTFFGIPIISAFLGTEGTLYANLFNIAYRVFLYSYGFILFSGLKLEKKNLSQIILNPIILSTFLGFMIWMFQGSLPQVTIGSGDTAWTGAILRLDKTLPWFMSAVSYLGSLSSPLAWLAIGMTLAQISLADATKDIDVWVYSFVKLLVMPALMLVVMMVFKSMGFLALDYVAITGIVIMLATPPATVAVGYAINFDKEALFSSNASLISTVLSIVAIIFWLFVLTALHSAGIV; translated from the coding sequence ATGGATATTATCAAACAAGTTATCTCAGATAACAATTTTTTAGGCGCGATTTTTTCAACAATCGCCATTATCTTACTCGGGTATTACCTGAGAAAAACGGGGAAGGTTACAGAACAAGGGCCAAAGGCCTTAACCGCAGTATTAATGAATGTTGCCCTACCAGCACTTGCATTCAATGCATTTATGACCAATATTGGTCCTGAAACATTTACGATTGGACTCAACTCATTTATTTTTGGATTTGTAGCATATGTATTGCTGATTGTATTTTCATACATCTATGTGGTGAAATATAAAGGGGATAAACTTGATGCAATGCGTGGTCTCACGATTTTTGGATCCACAACATTCTTTGGGATTCCAATTATTTCAGCGTTCTTAGGGACTGAAGGAACCCTTTATGCAAACCTCTTTAACATTGCATACCGCGTGTTCTTATACTCGTATGGATTCATTCTTTTCTCTGGGTTGAAACTTGAAAAGAAAAACCTCAGTCAAATTATTTTAAATCCAATCATTCTAAGTACTTTCTTAGGATTTATGATTTGGATGTTCCAAGGAAGTTTACCACAAGTTACCATTGGCAGTGGTGATACTGCATGGACTGGTGCAATTTTACGTCTTGATAAGACACTCCCATGGTTTATGAGTGCTGTAAGCTATCTGGGTTCATTATCTTCACCACTAGCATGGCTTGCAATTGGGATGACGTTGGCACAAATCTCACTTGCTGATGCAACAAAAGACATTGATGTTTGGGTTTACTCATTTGTGAAACTTCTCGTCATGCCAGCCTTGATGCTTGTAGTCATGATGGTATTTAAGTCTATGGGATTTTTAGCCCTTGATTATGTTGCGATTACAGGTATTGTTATTATGCTTGCAACACCACCTGCAACCGTAGCGGTTGGGTATGCAATAAATTTTGATAAAGAAGCACTCTTCTCATCAAATGCATCACTCATCTCAACGGTATTATCGATTGTCGCAATTATTTTCTGGTTGTTTGTATTAACCGCACTTCACAGTGCAGGAATTGTATAA
- a CDS encoding 2-hydroxyacid dehydrogenase: protein MKLLCYGVRRVERPFFEDLNARFNFDLVLTESMLNDETVHLAKGCDAVMLRGGCPGSRQNLQIYKDYGVQYVLTRTVGYNHIDLDAAKDLGLKVAYVPFYSPNAIAELALTFAMTLSRHVQYMGDKGKDGNLIIDEFMFSKEVRKSTVGIIGLGKIGFTAAQLFHGIGANVIGYDIVKKDYLGDVCTQVDLDTLLKESDIISMHMPYFKGSNDEFLNAEKIEKMKEGVILINTSRGELQKVEDILSYVESGKIQGYATDVLANETQYFNKLTRPEDFDVLLTRIQSLYPRVLVTPHIGSYTDEAVSNMVEYSYENLQEFIDTGKSKNQLV from the coding sequence ATGAAACTATTATGTTATGGTGTGAGACGTGTCGAAAGACCGTTCTTTGAAGATTTAAACGCACGCTTCAATTTTGATCTAGTGCTCACAGAATCCATGTTGAATGATGAGACAGTGCATCTTGCGAAAGGATGCGATGCTGTTATGCTTCGTGGTGGATGTCCAGGATCGCGTCAAAACCTTCAGATTTATAAAGATTATGGGGTACAGTATGTGTTGACACGTACTGTGGGTTATAACCATATTGACCTTGATGCTGCAAAAGATTTAGGACTTAAAGTAGCCTATGTACCCTTTTACTCACCCAATGCAATTGCAGAGCTTGCATTAACCTTTGCCATGACCTTATCACGTCATGTTCAATACATGGGGGATAAAGGAAAAGATGGAAACCTTATTATTGACGAGTTTATGTTTAGTAAGGAAGTTCGCAAATCTACCGTTGGAATCATCGGGTTAGGGAAAATTGGCTTCACTGCAGCCCAACTCTTCCATGGAATTGGTGCGAATGTGATTGGCTACGATATTGTAAAGAAGGATTATTTAGGAGATGTATGCACACAAGTTGATTTGGATACACTTCTCAAAGAATCGGATATTATCTCAATGCATATGCCATACTTTAAGGGTTCAAATGATGAATTCTTGAATGCAGAAAAAATTGAGAAAATGAAAGAGGGTGTGATTTTAATTAACACATCCCGCGGTGAGCTTCAAAAAGTTGAAGACATCTTATCTTATGTTGAATCAGGGAAGATTCAAGGCTATGCAACGGATGTTTTAGCAAATGAAACACAGTACTTCAATAAGCTAACACGCCCTGAAGACTTTGATGTGTTGTTGACGCGGATTCAATCGCTCTACCCACGGGTACTTGTTACACCACATATTGGGTCTTATACCGATGAAGCAGTCAGCAATATGGTTGAATACTCATATGAAAACTTACAAGAATTCATCGATACAGGGAAGTCAAAGAACCAACTTGTATAG
- a CDS encoding DUF6431 domain-containing protein: MITVFSNTFNNKQFSQKEYYKFLNSINPKTIPCPCCSKTDTLIRYGYYPKTIITGRLTIVVEIARFFCNQCKRTHAIIPSNLLPYFQLSVPTIEIILTHELDSTLLTDIDESTYIRIKIRFNDYESVRHLSYLERLNYFILSTKRNIYHSAITSPT, encoded by the coding sequence ATGATAACAGTTTTCTCAAACACATTCAATAATAAACAGTTTTCTCAAAAGGAATATTACAAATTTCTCAATTCAATTAATCCAAAAACAATACCTTGTCCGTGCTGTTCAAAAACAGATACACTGATTCGTTATGGATACTATCCGAAAACCATAATTACTGGGCGATTAACCATTGTCGTAGAAATCGCACGTTTCTTTTGTAATCAATGTAAGAGAACTCATGCAATAATACCAAGTAACTTACTTCCCTATTTTCAACTGTCTGTACCCACAATTGAAATAATATTAACCCATGAACTTGATAGCACGCTTTTAACTGATATTGATGAATCAACATATATTCGGATAAAAATACGTTTTAACGATTATGAATCGGTGAGACATTTAAGTTATTTGGAACGATTGAATTACTTCATATTATCCACAAAACGGAATATCTATCATTCCGCCATTACTTCACCAACATGA
- a CDS encoding recombinase family protein, whose amino-acid sequence MGVYVRVSADEQAKHGYSVRHQFDVLQNVITNSGIGGVHNVRFYVDDGESGTTMDRPNFQRLLSDIKKGNVNLVMATDSERIGRENEYNSFWIKYLKAYNCEFYLHVFIVPILV is encoded by the coding sequence ATAGGAGTATATGTTCGTGTCAGCGCTGATGAACAAGCCAAACATGGTTATAGTGTAAGACATCAATTTGATGTACTTCAAAATGTGATCACAAATAGTGGAATAGGAGGTGTTCACAATGTAAGATTTTATGTGGATGATGGTGAAAGTGGAACGACTATGGACCGCCCTAATTTTCAAAGACTTCTATCAGATATAAAGAAAGGTAATGTGAATCTTGTTATGGCAACTGATAGTGAGAGAATTGGACGTGAGAATGAATACAATAGTTTCTGGATTAAGTATCTGAAAGCTTACAATTGTGAGTTTTATCTACATGTGTTTATCGTACCGATTCTGGTGTGA